The Clostridium sp. DL-VIII DNA window AATGCAGCACCCAGGTTAAGCCCGAGTATTTCACATCCCACTTAAATATCCACCTACGCTCCCTTTACGCCCAGTAAATCCGGACAACGCTTGCCACCTACGTATTACCGCGGCTGCTGGCACGTAGTTAGCCGTGGCTTCCTCCTCAGGTACCGTCATTATCGTCCCTGAAGACAGAGCTTTACAATCCGAAGACCGTCATCACTCACGCGGCGTTGCTGCATCAGGGTTTCCCCCATTGTGCAATATTCCCCACTGCTGCCTCCCGTAGGAGTCTGGGCCGTGTCTCAGTCCCAATGTGGCCGATCACCCTCTCAGGTCGGCTACGCATCGTCGCCTTGGTGAGCCGTTACCTCACCAACTAGCTAATGCGACGCGGGTCCATCTCATAGCGGATTACTCCTTTAATTGCTATGCCATGCGGCACTACAATCTTATGCGGTATTAATCTTCCTTTCGGAAGGCTATTCCCCTCTATGAGGCAGGTTACCCACGTGTTACTCACCCGTCCGCCGCTAATCCGTTCCCGAAGGAACTTCATCGCTCGACTTGCATGTGTTAAGCACGCCGCCAGCGTTCGTCCTGAGCCAGGATCAAACTCTCAATTAAAAGTTTAATCTTAGCTTACTCAAATAAAAATTGCTGGTTTACTTAAATGTACTTATTATTTTCTGTTCAATTTTCAAAGACCATTTTCTTTCACAACTTTCGTTGTAACTTTATGTTTTTTCTTGTCACCCTCAAGCGACTTACTCAGTATATCACTTGCTTTAGACCTTGTCAACAACTTTTTTCAAATCTTTTAAAGTGCTTATTTTCTAAGTCCTTTATTAATTTCTTTCAAGTTGTTACCGCTCTCAGCGACGTGTTTTATCTTACCATGATACTTTATACTTCCTCTGTAGTATTTCATACTTTATTTAAGATTAACACTGTGTTTATGTGTAAATCTCATTCTATCTTCTCTTTTCACATATTGATACACACGGCAATGTTGGTTTTGAAAATTCACTTATATTATATATATAAACAGACCGCTGACCTAATTTATTATTTGTAAGCTTTAGCTTATGCTACACACAGTTATAAGTTATAAATCTAGTTCATATATTTGATATCTATATAATTAATCCAACTTTTAGTTACACTAATTCTTCTTGCTTCTTTTAAATCATATAATATAAACAAATGTACTAACTTTAAAGAATATGAATATCAAATGCTTTATTTATACAAATACTACTTTAATATATCTAAGCTATTATTGTTATTTATAAATACTTATATATGTTGCAGTTAATTTTCTGCATTTTGCATCTGTATATTTACTTAGCGGATAGGCATCTTAACTATAACTTTATTATTGCAGCATATATAATAAAAAAACTAAAAAACCTTTTTCTAATTTATCTAAGAGCTTTAAAATGTTAAAAATAATATAAGAAAAGCCTAAAGTCGAAAAATGTACTTAGATACCGCTTCAACTTTAGACTTAATAAAATCACACATAATTAAAAATTTGAATTCTTGCAAAGTAAAATGCAAAATTTAAATTTCAGTAAATCTACTATATATATTAAATTTGGTGGCTCACCCGGGAATCGAACCCGGGACACCATGATTAAAAGTCATGTGCTCTACCGACTGAGCTAGTGAACCAAAGATTACAAAAACAACAAAATTTAAGCCTACAGATAACGAACCTGAAGTTCATTACCTTACCGCATATATATGGGGTGAACGATGGGACTCGAACCCACGACAACCAGTGCCACAAACTGGCGCTCTACCAACTGAACTACGTTCACCATCATGGTGCGTTTTAAGGGATTCGAACCCCTGGCCCACGCCTTAGAAGGGCGTTGCTCTATCCAGCTGAGCTAAAAACGCATAATATCATATTTATATTACAGACTTTAACTTTGTATGGAGCGGGTAGTGGGAATCGAACCCACCTTTCCAGCTTGGAAGGCTGGAGTATTACCGATATACGATACCCGCAAATTCACTGCTTGTCTATTCTACGATATATATTATATATTGTCAATAATGAAAATAATTAAAATTTTTAAACTATAAGATAGTTAAGATTAATTTCATTTACATAAAATAAAAGCAGGCTAAGTATTTCTACATAACCTGCCTCTTATGTATGGCATAAATTTGTGCAATTTAGCCACAATTATTAAAATTTATGCGCACAGATTTTAATAAAAAGCAAAACCAAATATTCCTCTCAAACTTCTCAATACCCTAATAAGCATTTTTATGGATAGTCGACTATTTACAATATGATTTTATCACAATGTCAAATAAAAAAAACATATTTGTCTTTAAACATACAAATATGGGTGTAAAACGGCAACATTATTTATTTTTCTTAAGCATGTAATTTTATTACTGAAAATATAAGTTTAGAAATAATATTAATAAATATGACTTATAATATTTGAAATTTAGACAAATAAAGAAGTATACACAAATGTAATTATTTCGCAAATATCTTTATTTATCCTAAAGCTCATTAGCCTAGAATGTAAGTTATCTCTTAAAAATGCTGCTGCGTTGTTCACATATGAAGCTACATATTCCAAATAGTCATATTTCACCAAAATAATCTTATATTACTACTTTAATTTTATCATCTACTATACCTAAGTATTCAATTGTGTTGTAAAACCAACTAGTACGAGAAATTAATGCTTTCACAACCATTACTACAACTTTTGATTTAACGCCTTTAATTTCTATTAAATTATCGCCATTAATTAGCTCTGTAACTAAATCTCCTACATTTACAGTAATAGTTATTGAACTATAAGTACTCGCCTTAGATTCAACTTTCACTTTATTATTCCTGGGCTTAAACTCTGCATTTGCTACCACTGAAGATATTAATCCTAAGGTTAAATATAATGATAACATGAAAGCTACTAATTTGTTTCTTTTCATTTTAATTCCCCTTATTTTTATCATTTTATGAAATATTACCATATGATTCTGAGTAAAATAAATATATTTTCTTTTAAACACATATTTTAAGAAATAAAACGTATATTTTTATGCTTATTTTTTATTATACATTCTTAAGTTTTGTTATTTTGCTAATATCATTTTTCAGGTTAAATGTGATGGTACATATGATTCTATGAAAGATTTCCTTGAAAACTTAGATAAGAAATTACTTAATAATAGAGATACAAAGACTTGTAGAAATAATTGAATAAAGAGGATGTAAAAAAACATCTTCTTTATATTCACTTTAGACTTTCTCACTATAAAATGCATATCTTAATTTTAAAAACAAAATACTAATGGAATGGAGGTGTAGTTATGAATATAAAAAGGCTTTTGGTATTTTTTTTAATAATTTTATTTATATCTTTTAAAATTCCACAAGCACAACCACTACCTATTGCTACTACTTATACACAAGGTATTTATGATATATCTCTATATAGTGGAAAATATATTACGGCAAAATTGATAACTCCAGATAATCGCCTTACTATATCAATAATTAATTCCAATGGTGAACAAAAGGTATTTCTAAGATTCATAAATCCCAATGAGATTGTAAAGCTTGGTCCTATTCAAGAAGGAGATACCGTAGCAATAGTTGGTAGTGGTGAAATATCTTTTTCCCCTTTTCAATAGTTTACTAACAAGGTATTCCTCTCAATTTCAAGGCCTATATATTATTGAATATTTTATTTAAATAATCATATAATACTACTGTTAATACTATTGATGCTATTTTAATATTTGTTGTTTCTTTATTATTTCTAATTTATAAGCTCCTTCTTTCAGGAGCTTATTTTCTATTTATAACCAGCACTATTGGTAATTTTAAGTTATGGACTTTTCATTGCATTTAATTCTAGTATTTAAAATCAAAATTATCAATCATTCAAAAATCCTTATCTCCTGTCTATAGCTGAGATCCAATTGTCTCAAGCCACTTTGTAACCTCTTCAGATGCAACAACTCCATTTACAGCAATGCCAGGCAGAATTATGGATTTTGAACACTCTCTTGCTATATCATTTTCAATTTGGCAAAACCCACCTCCTCCATGAGTACAGAAAGGAATTATTGTTTTCCCCGTAAAATCATGTTGTCTGAGAAAACTCAAAACTGGCGGGGCTAATGTTTTAAACCAATTAGGTGTACCTATAAATATTGTTCGATAATCCTCTATCGATTCATTTCCAGATATTAGGTTATGGCAAAATCCTCGAATAATCTGATTCCGTACTTCTTTAGCTGCAGTATTATAATCAAAAGAATAATTCTTATCAGGAATTAATTCTCTTATAGTGCCACCAGTCTGCCTTGTTATTTCTAATGCTAAATTTGCTGTATTTTGAAAAAGTGAATAATAAACAATCAAAGTATTATTCATATGTGATATTTCCTTTCTTAAACTTTCGACTTATATAATCATTTATTAATGATTTATGATACCTTTAAATATAAGCGATACAATTTAATCT harbors:
- a CDS encoding flavodoxin, producing the protein MNNTLIVYYSLFQNTANLALEITRQTGGTIRELIPDKNYSFDYNTAAKEVRNQIIRGFCHNLISGNESIEDYRTIFIGTPNWFKTLAPPVLSFLRQHDFTGKTIIPFCTHGGGGFCQIENDIARECSKSIILPGIAVNGVVASEEVTKWLETIGSQL